In the Glycine max cultivar Williams 82 chromosome 6, Glycine_max_v4.0, whole genome shotgun sequence genome, GTATTATCAAAATATTGAACCTAAAGCATGTcatttaaaaaacaacttaaatacaACTGCATGTTCTAAACCagcaaacaaaacaaatcaACATGCATAATCATAGCCTTAAAAAGCCAAAGAAAAGTAGAGCCTTACTTTGAATAATATAGCACGATGCCGACAGAGGCCAACAGATACACTGCCTATGGGAATAACAACTGATCCTAAGCAATCTTTCAGAGATTACTGCAATCCCTCCAGATGGAAAAAAAGTGATCTTCCCCAACAGAAGCTGAACCACTTGTTATAGCAATAAAACACAGTTAGACTAATATGACCAGACAAAAAGTTAAATAGGTCAAGCCATGAATGCCAAGGAGGCTCACCCATTAAAAGGACAACACCATTTAATAAACCTATACTTGTCACATTTTAGGgatcatataaataattatatgaaagaGGTAGCTAGTAACACATTTTTCCTTAGTTCCTCTGATGGGGATACAGTGAAAATCCAAATTAGCGGCTTCAAGATTCTTCCAGTTATGAGTCTGGACTGTCTTTTCTAAAGATTTTAGGAAGCCTGGGAATCAATTCATTTGATTTAAGTAGTTTATGCATGGAAACGTGTTAAAGAATGATAACTGAATCATTTCTTTATCTACTAGTGTATGAGCATGTGAAATAACAAACGAGGTCACTGCTTGAGGGTATTGAAATTGAAGACACtagataaagaaagaaaacagaaaaaaaacgGTGAGAATTGAGATGGGAACGAGATCACAATCAACAAAagagaacaaataaaaataaaaatgtccaTGTTGGCTTGATTGTAATCTATGATTTTCAAATGTGGCAGGGGTTAGTGAAACATGTCCCAGTCGCACGAAGCTCTGATTCTCATCCAAAAAATGGTGAAAGTGCCTCCAACAAAAGCACTCTTGTTGTTCAACACCGCAACCTATCAAGGCCTTCAGCACACTTCCCACTCTATCTCCTTCATCCTAAATCATCTCCTTTCCTCTGGCATGCTACCCCAAGCCCAATCTCTGATCCTGCGTCTAATCTCTGGTCGAATCCCCTCCTCCTTAATGCTTCAACTAACACAAGCCCATTTCACCCCTTGTTTAACCTACACTCCTCTCTATGACACAATTGTCAATGCCTATGTTCATTCTCATTCAACCGACCAAGCCCTCACTTTTCTACACCACATGATTCACGAGGGCCATGTTCCTTTATCAAACACCTTCAATAATCTTATGTGCTTACTCATTAGGTCTAATTATTTCGATAAAGCTTGGTGGATATTCAATGAATTGAAGAGTAAAGTTGTTCTGGATGCCTACAGTTTTGGGATTATGATCAAGGGTTGTTGTGAAGCTGGTTACTTTGTGAAAGGCTTTCGGCTTTTGGCCATGTTGGAAGAGTTTGGTTTGTCTCCGAATGTTGTTATATACACTACTTTGATTGATGGGTGTTGCAAGTATGGAAATGTTATGCTGGCAAAGAATTTGTTTTGCAAGATGGATAGGTTGGGTTTGGTTCCCAACCCGCATACTTATAGTGTGTTAATGAATGGGTTTTTCAAGCAAGGACTTCAAAGGGAAGGGTTTCAGATGTATGAAAATATGAAGCGAAGTGGAATTGTTCCTAATGCTTATGCTTACAATTGTCTAATTAGTGAATATTGTAACGGTGGGATGGTGGATAAAGCTTTTAAGGTGTTCGCTGAAATGCGTGAGAAAGGTATTGCATGTGGGGTTATGACTTATAACATTTTAATAGGCGGGCTGTGTCGAGGGAAGAAGTTTGGGGAAGCAGTGAAGTTGGTTCATAAAGTCAACAAAGTTGGCCTTAGTCCTAACATAGTTACGTACAACATACTGATCAATGGGTTTTGCGATGTTGGAAAAATGGACACTGCTGTTAGATTATTCAATCAGTTGAAGTCAAGTGGACTATCGCCAACGTTAGTGACTTATAATACTTTGATTGCAGGGTATTCTAAGGTTGAGAATTTAGCAGGAGCTCTTGACTTGGTCAAGGAAATGGAAGAGAGATGCATTGCTCCTTCCAAAGTGACATATACGATTCTAATTGATGCCTTTGCGAGACTAAATTATACGGAGAAAGCTTGCGAGATGCATTCTTTAATGGAGAAGTCTGGTTTGGTTCCAGATGTTTACACATACAGTGTCCTAATTCATGGGTTATGTGTGCATGGTAACATGAAAGAAGCGTCAAAACTCTTCAAATCATTGGGTGAGATGCACCTCCAACCAAACAGTGTCATATATAATACCATGATTCATGGTTACTGCAAAGAAGGAAGCTCTTATAGGGCTCTTAGGCTGCTCAATGAAATGGTTCACAGTGGAATGGTTCCAAATGTGGCCAGTTTTTGTTCAACCATAGGGCTTCTTTGCCGAGATGAAAAGTGGAAGGAAGCTGAACTTCTCTTGGGACAGATGATAAATTCAGGACTAAAGCCATCAGTTTCTTTGTACAAAATGGTTCACAAAGTCAAGGGTGATGTTTAGAATATTGAACTcggaattaaaatattttgtttctcttgATTCAATTTCTTATCAATAGAACATTATAATCTTTAGTCAAGCTTGTTCAAAAAATTATCCTGATTTTTTGTCTGAGGTTAATCTATATCCTAAATGCATAATAATTGATGCATtctagataaattttttttttggtcaacaTTCTAGACACAAATGAATGATTGATTAGAATGAACAGTTTGCTCTGTGTGCATATTGATATTTCTTTCTCTACAACACATCCTATCAAAGTGCATGATGCCCAATGGATTAGGACAAATAGCCTGAAGAAATATATACTTTGTCAGCTGAAAAATAAAGTACTTATGATTACTTAGTTGGTTGGGGAAATTATTAAGTAGAATGAGAttatagtttattaatttttatgacacatgttatttattttgttgacaAAGAATagtagaaaaaagaaagtgaaagaaaaaaaatttaaaacgaaaagattttttattgcatttttttgGGTATAACCgaagaaaaatataaactttctCAGCTCTTGTTTGATTGAGtggaaaatgagaagaaaagaaaattatatttttaataaaattaatttaacatttttttattacactataacttatttataattttttttttcaaattataaactctcaacctaattatttttttttaacccgaaaccaaataaaaagatattctatggcgtaaaaaataatttgttattgttttctatttttttggtcaaaagTTACCGTTCAACTTCAAAGAGGTGATAAAGTTGAGCGCATGGAAATTTTTTTGACATGCTTTCATTGCATTGCATCCAGAGATATTGGGTTTTCATGGTATGAAACCAAAAGAAATGCGTTCTTGAAGCCTCTGTTGTTATTGGGCGGCATCAGTTGGAGGACAATCTTTTGGTCATAGATATGGCTTCCTCAAAATTAAGCTTCAGCTTGTTAGGGGTAAGAAACCCAGTGCTGGCTTCGAGGGCAGCGGCCTCCAGAATGAAGACAAAGAAGGGAAAACACAAAGGTAAGAAGGGAATATTATTTTCTCATATCCTGCTTGATTATTTACATAGCTATATATAGAGGACTTCCTCTTAACAGATTTGTATGATTTCTATTCAAAAGGAATCTAATAACGGATTTGATATGCATGACTGCCTATGAGGGAGCAACCACTACAAGCAGGATTCTGGACTGATTTTGCTAATTCGATCTTCCCATTCTGCCCCTTATACGTAATCAGCCAGGTATGCCGTCTTCACTACTCTTCTCTTGGTCCCTTCTCCTCTCTGCACCATTGATGCTGGTGGTTCCTGTATTTTTGGCATTCTAAGCTTGTTCGTAACACAGCTCCTCGCTTTTGCTCCGCAACTCAACATGTTCCCATGTTTGAGTCTTTTATTAGACCCTGAGATTACCATTGTTCAATAATGCTCCTTCTATCTATCTTTCGTCCCGTACATCTCGTGTACAATAAATCAAGCCTCGTGTAGTACTGTGACTTCAAATTTCAATGATACTTATAATTTGTACTGTACACCAATTCATGTTTATTCTGCCATTGTATTTTCCAGGACTAgtagaataaatatattgaatgaAACCGAATCACTTGTAATTTTGTATCCAGACTCAGCTAAATAATGCTCTTGGATATGAAAATTAGTTGCAAACCCGACAAGAAGGTAGATTAAATTACCTTGTCTGTGATACACAGGGGGGCAACTGATGCCCCCAATAATGCatggaaattatatttttttttcttcctataaAGTTGTTTAGAAGTAGAGGTTGACgctttaactaaaaaataaaaaagattgatGAGCCTAAAAAGACTATCACATAAACAGTTTTATTAAATACGTACTGTCCCATGTGTATCATAGACAAGGTAATTTAATCTACTTTCTTGTTGGGTTTGCAACTAGTTTTCATATTCGAGCATTATTTAGTTGAGTCTGGATGCAAAATTACAAGTGATTCGGTTCCGTtcaatatgtttattttactaGTCCTGGAAAATACAATGGCAGAAT is a window encoding:
- the LOC100819169 gene encoding pentatricopeptide repeat-containing protein At4g11690, translated to MSQSHEALILIQKMVKVPPTKALLLFNTATYQGLQHTSHSISFILNHLLSSGMLPQAQSLILRLISGRIPSSLMLQLTQAHFTPCLTYTPLYDTIVNAYVHSHSTDQALTFLHHMIHEGHVPLSNTFNNLMCLLIRSNYFDKAWWIFNELKSKVVLDAYSFGIMIKGCCEAGYFVKGFRLLAMLEEFGLSPNVVIYTTLIDGCCKYGNVMLAKNLFCKMDRLGLVPNPHTYSVLMNGFFKQGLQREGFQMYENMKRSGIVPNAYAYNCLISEYCNGGMVDKAFKVFAEMREKGIACGVMTYNILIGGLCRGKKFGEAVKLVHKVNKVGLSPNIVTYNILINGFCDVGKMDTAVRLFNQLKSSGLSPTLVTYNTLIAGYSKVENLAGALDLVKEMEERCIAPSKVTYTILIDAFARLNYTEKACEMHSLMEKSGLVPDVYTYSVLIHGLCVHGNMKEASKLFKSLGEMHLQPNSVIYNTMIHGYCKEGSSYRALRLLNEMVHSGMVPNVASFCSTIGLLCRDEKWKEAELLLGQMINSGLKPSVSLYKMVHKVKEILGFHGMKPKEMRS